The following are encoded in a window of Streptobacillus felis genomic DNA:
- a CDS encoding DJ-1/PfpI family protein, with protein sequence SHNIQNLTDQLLNEVDCNEYDWVFVPGGPGTKEYFNSQILEEKLVDYYNQNNLVAAICAAPIYIAKVGFLESKKSTVFKGLEMDLIEKGAIDEDVPVKED encoded by the coding sequence TCTCATAATATTCAAAATTTAACTGACCAATTATTAAATGAAGTTGATTGTAACGAGTATGATTGGGTATTTGTACCGGGTGGTCCAGGAACAAAAGAATACTTTAATTCTCAAATACTTGAAGAAAAATTAGTAGATTACTACAATCAAAATAATTTAGTTGCTGCTATATGTGCAGCACCAATTTATATAGCTAAAGTAGGTTTTCTTGAAAGTAAAAAATCAACGGTATTTAAAGGTTTAGAAATGGATTTAATAGAAAAAGGAGCAATAGATGAAGATGTTCCTGTTAAAGAAGATC